In Brachypodium distachyon strain Bd21 chromosome 2, Brachypodium_distachyon_v3.0, whole genome shotgun sequence, one genomic interval encodes:
- the LOC112270935 gene encoding uncharacterized protein LOC112270935, translated as MGNRRQNYGRTFGPRSRKPSREKTIMWKRCVNETKKTKDFFRRVSFPNNSRVVVQARRPLPSGLMSNKGTVCSQKNIKKSRPRQSHIEKPRLDNVRACPSNNFENPKPSFRGLNNRLVSLQKNTELSSRLNKAQTSSPKNTENPKPSSSSLGTERMPMPKDNEVPRSSVLRLNNGMVPQPRDNDKPRTSRLPGGFSSGKLEKLGFIGSKVDPDSESHISKKVHPSSMVHNSRNAEQMASVHVQKENQVIQNHRCNLGGNSFPKIGKELCADPMMEASSMGNNMELNATLDHGLNDDEFKRKRTDPLLEEKLETPMKRTKPHEDHDSEKVENCKLVKRRRIYKYEDDDDDDQNLVGVEGGTGALITQTALVKSTKVLNPLVSESIKVQQHSDLPIDEPIWSGVFKTDNKEYVPLAAHLSVKHCEKVWKISRSLQPKVEVTKLSRLEAWPKSFETSRPTDDNIALYFLPQELRQDAHLDQLVQEVIENDMVLRAVVGEAEMLIFPSVLLPERHQTFKGKHYLWAVFKRIEAKVATPTLHEEQHRIGSCAREEEKHASPRIDGHQVTGLNMRVGLEAPEEAERQVKEKEQTPSTARPNAPRPAEGAARSAPTPTMPTAVPANNGQIISSFGVPTGALFGFISGQTPRLEQLIKEMRSEGALVIAMRGEIIGSGLGQATAK; from the exons ATGGGAAACCGAAGACAGAATTATGGTCGTACCTTTGGTCCAAGGTCGCGCAAGCCATCCAGAGAGAAGACTATAATGTGGAAAAGGTGTGTCAACGAGACGAAGAAAACCAAAGATTTCTTCAGGAGGGTGTCGTTCCCAAATAACTCTAGAGTAGTAGTGCAGGCACGGCGACCGTTGCCCTCGGGTTTGATGTCAAACAAAGGTACGGTTTGTTCGCAGAAGAATATAAAGAAGTCTAGACCCAGACAAAGTCACATTGAGAAGCCTAGATTAGACAATGTCAGAGCCTGTCCATCGAATAACTTCGAAAACCCTAAGCCCTCTTTTCGAGGGTTGAACAATCGTCTGGTTTCTTTGCAAAAGAATACGGAGTTATCCTCGAGGTTAAACAAAGCTCAAACTTCTTCACCCAAGAATACTGAGAATCCTAAGCCCTCTTCCTCGAGCCTGGGTACTGAAAGAATGCCCATGCCAAAGGATAACGAGGTGCCTAGATCGTCTGTCCTAAGGCTAAACAATGGCATGGTTCCTCAACCGAGGGATAATGATAAGCCTAGGACATCTCGGCTTCCGGGTGGATTTTCCTCAGGAAAGTTGGAAAAGCTTGGTTTCATAGGGTCGAAGGTTGACCCAGATTCCGAATCTCATATTTCAAAAAAAGTGCATCCCTCTTCAATGGTTCATAACTCACGCAATGCCGAGCAAATGGcgagcgttcatgttcagaaagaaaatcaaGTCATACAAAACCACCGGTGCAACTTGGGAGGTAATTCTTTCCCTAAAATTGGCAAGGAATTGTGTGCTGACCCGATGATGGAGGCATCATCCATGGGCAATAACATGGAGCTGAATGCAACATTAGACCATGGGCTGAATGATGACGAGTTTAAGAGAAAGAGGACTGATCCATTGTTGGAAGAGAAGCTTGAGACACCGATGAAGAGGACCAAACCACATGAGGACCATGATAGTGAAAAAGTTGAGAATTGTAAACTGGTGAAGAGAAGGAGAATATACAAATATGAAgatgacgatgacgatgaTCAAAATCTTGTGGGTGTTGAAGGTGGAACTGGTGCATTGATCACACAAACTGCTTTAGTGAAGAGTACCAAGGTCTTGAATCCATTAGTTTCCGAATCTATCAAGGTGCAACAGCATAGTGACCTGCCAATTGATGAACCCATATGGAG TGGTGTCTTTAAGACAGACAATAAGGAATATGTGCCTTTGGCTGCACATTTGTCAGTAAAACACTGTGAGAAGGTGTGGAAAATTTCAAGATCATTGCAGCCTAAGGTTGAAGTGACGAAGCTTTCTCGGTTGGAGGCTTGGCCAAAAAGCTTTGAGACATCAAGGCCCACTGATGATAACATCGCCTTGTATTTCTTGCCCCAAGAATTGAG GCAAGATGCACACTTGGACCAACTAGTTCAAGAAGTTATCGAGAATGATATGGTCTTACGAGCTGTTGTTGGTGAAGCTGAGATGCTGATATTTCCTTCTGTTCTACTGCCTGAACGACACCAAA CCTTCAAAGGGAAACACTACCTCTGGGCGGTATTCAAGCGCATCGAAGCTAAGGTTGCCACACCCACACTGCATGAAGAACAACATCGCATAGGCTCTTGTGCACGGGAGGAAGAGAAGCATGCCTCACCGAGGATAGATGGTCACCAGGTGACAGGGTTAAACATGCGCGTTGGACTTGAAGCTCCTGAAGAAGCTGAGAGGCAAGTTAAAGAAAAGGAACAGACTCCCTCAACTGCTCGACCCAACGCACCAAGACCTGCTGAAGGCGCAGCCCGCTCTGCACCAACTCCTACCATGCCTACCGCAGTGCCTGCAAACAATGGGCAGATCATTTCATCCTTTGGTGTTCCCACAGGAGCACTCTTTGGTTTCATCTCTGGACAGACGCCACGACTCGAGCAACTCATCAAAGAGATGCGAAGTGAAGGTGCCTTGGTGATTGCAATGCGAGGGGAGATAATAGGTTCTGGTCTTGGCCAGGCAACAGCAAAGTGA